From the genome of Paraburkholderia largidicola:
GTACGGCGCAATTACGGCCTCGCGCGCCAATTTCCGTTCATCTCCCGAAGGAATAAAGCTTTCGTCATCGACTCGGAACGGAAAGGGAATGACGAGTAACCGCATCGTGTTCGTCGCAGCCAAGCCGTTGTCCGGAAGCACCCATTCCGACGCCAAAACCGTATTCGGCGGCAACAGTGCGAGGTGGTGACTCATTGATCGAACCGTACAACCGACTGCCGGCGTCAGCGCCTTTGGCAAGACAGTCGCTCGGTCCGGCGGAACCCTGTCGCATATCGACATCGGCACATGCGGCAATGCCTTTGAATCCGGCAATCCGCTCACGTTCGATAAAAAAGATGCCGCAGTGCGTTCTGCGAAAGGCGTCCACTCTTCGGCGTCTCGCGGCACCCACCCAATGTTGACGGAAGCCTCGTCGGCCACCATCAAGAGCTTCATTAGAATTGAAACGACAGGGGGGAACGGAATCGTCGGCAGGCTTCTGATTTCGGCGAGGGTAGTTAAGCGGTACGCCCCGACGAGATCGACCCACCACTGCTTGACGGCTTCCGGACACACGCCAGTGTCGCGCCATTCGTCAGCAAGTTCCGATACTTCCTCGATGTGCTGTCCATGCATAAGATGGTGATTGCCGTGGAGCGATGCCTCCGTGTAACAGCCCGTCAAGTCCATCAGAGTCGCGGCGACAGCGAATACATCCGCTGGCCATTGTGGGCATACGGCGTAGCGCAGTAGCCGATCGTATTCTGGGTTACCTGTCTCTTCATCTTCGATTGGAGTCGAATGACTACCGTCGGGCATTAGATCTGCTATGACGTCGAGGATTGAACGGCCCGCGGAAGCGGCAGGAGTATTCGGGGGCAATTGGCTCGGTGACATTTTTGTCGCTTTGGGACCCATGTTCTTGCGCTCGCTTGGGCGTGACGGGCCTGAAGCACCGCCAAAACAAAAAACTCCGGCGACCTCGCGTCTTCCGGACTCTTACGTCATCGTTCTTTTAAAAAAGCGGCCGCGTAGCGCAATATAGCATTGAACCTATCTGTAGACTTGAGGCCGTGATTCTGCGCACGTTGCATGCGTGCACTGGAAGTGCTACGCGTCCCTCGCAGGAGTTAGTTGAGAACGGCGCACTACCTATCGCCGACACAGAACGTGCAACCATAAAATCGCCGGTCTCAGTCCGTCATCCGTCGCCTTAGTTACGAAAGCACAAACTTTGGGCACTATACTGGGCGGCGTGATCACGACGACCATTGAAACTGACACTTCAGCGGCACGGCAACCATGCCGCGCGCTGCACGGGTCAAGCCTTTCCCCTTCCGTCGGGATCGCACGCAGAGGTGATCAACCAAGAGCGCAGTCGTCTAGCAATACCGTGCGTGCCAAGTCCTCCCCTAGAAGATCTTACAAGGCGGTGGACCTAGACCCTCCCGGCTCATGTAGCATTCCTTCGCTATGCAACAGATAAAACGTCACCATTTCGTTCCAAAAGCCTATCTCAACGCTTTTTGTGACCCAAGCGGGCGTCTCCTCGTGTATCGGAAGGACGCCCCCTGGAATCCATTACGGCAGACCCCCGATGCCACACAATTTCGTCGCTACTATTACTCACAACCAACGCCCGACGGTAGCCGCGATAACAATACGTTGGAAGCATTATTCTCGACCGTAGAAAGCGAGTGGCCAACGACGGTTGAGAAACTCAAACGGCGTGAAAACGCAAACGACAGGTTGAACAATATCTTTGAGTTCATGGCGCTACAGCGCGCCCGTGTCCCGGCAGCGAGAGACCTCGCGGAAGCAACACTGGCACAGGCACTGAAAGACACCATGAAGGTTATGCTGGCGAATGGCGATCTCCCTCCACCTCCGCCAAGCCTTGACGATGTTCAGACCCAGATTCAGGTTTCTATAGACCCGCACAAGAGTATCCAAGCGATGGTCGATCTCATTCAGGGGATGGGTCCGTTGTATCGAATGCTCGGGATATCGGCCGTTCATAACAACACAGGGCGTCCATTCCTAACCAGCGACAACCCAGTTATTTGGTTCGATCCGTCACTGCCATTTAATTTGCAACGCCCCTACACAATCGATCGCGAGCGTGGGCCTGTTTGTCTATTCTTCCCTATTAGCCCGAAGCTGGCGCTGGTCGGATCGACTGAGTATAAGGACACGTTCGCTCTGCACGGACTAAAGCACAGTGACGTGCCTAACGAAGACTGGGTGGACCTAATGAATGCCCAAGTGTGTCGGTTCGCTTACGAAGCCGTGATCGCAACAAGCAGAGGTCAAGAAGAAACAATTTCTGAGTTCGCGCATATCTCGCCTGTCCACGAAGCAATGCCACTCAGAGTCGGCAAGGGAATCTTGACCATTCATCGCCAGGTTTTTGGACCTCGCACAGATAAACCCAAGTGGCGTGACAAGGAATAGCGTCCGCCGCTTATCACGCCATTCCGAAACCTACCATCGAGAAAAACTAGCATGCGAAGCGCTGAGCATTCTTCGTATGGCGAACTGAAACGAGTCGAGCATCCATGGACTGTCGCATAGGCTTCTCGCATAACAAGGGCATCCACCAACGGGGGCTATGCCATTCTTCGGCCCAAAGCGGTGCACCTTAACTTCGGGCTATGGGTAAGCTAGAGCATAAATGTCACGGACCTGCCGCTGCACGCCGTCGCACGCGGCGCCGCAGTGTCCGACTGCCTGTCCCGCCCAGCTTCGCAGCCGTCGCTCGAAGGAGATCCGCGATACTGAGCGCACCAAGGGTGCTGAGACGGAATCCGCAGCAGAATTGCGATCCGGTGCAGCTACGACCCTCAAACGACTGCCACGCGATGCTGACGTGGCCGAGCGCGCGCCTGCGCACCCGCCCCCGCGCTTTCCGATCGCTCGATGCGATTGAACCCGAGATGTGAGGTCGGATCAGCGCCTTCCTCGGATCGTGCTATGCAACTGCTAGACCGTCCGTCCGGACGTACACGATATCCATCAAACGAGTCTAATTCCTTCCTCACTTCTACATATCTCAAATGCTCGCCTAAACATAGTCACAACACATCTCTCATAGAATTCATATTGCTCTGCCAAATAGACATATTCCGGCTTTACTTTCGAAATTAGCCGCGTGAGAAACAAAGATAGTCCAATTATTGGAATATTAATTGCATCGATTTTTGGATCATAAAAATTCCCGCTTCGAACACCACAATCTAAGAAATCTTCTTCAAACTGATCCACCTGAAAAGAAACATTCAAACATGAAAAATCATTTATGAAGATGAAATCAAGAGCAAGTTTCGGATGATAAAGCGCACATACATCAAGGACCTTAGATTTAAGTTCGTTCAAATCCCAACTTAGACCCCGTGCCAAACCGGTACCGATCAATCCATAGTATGGGAAATCAGTGCCTATAGCGTCATCGATGGTCGAATAGCTGAAATCGCCCGTCATCCTCTTGATTAACGCGGCATTCTCTGCGGCCTCTTTGATATGCGCAGCCTTCAGGGATAGTTTACACTCAAACGCTGCGAGCACTGTGGAACTTGGATAATATCCATGTGCATCCAATCTTTTTTCAGCACCTGGCCTTAATATTAAAATATCCAGTTGCGGCCAAGGCTCACCATCCGGACCAATGATTCGTCCGCCATGGACAATGGCAAATTCATTTGGGATTATTTTCCGAAAAAACTCAACCCAAAGTAGTTCGTTTTCTTTTCCACCATTATCTGGATGCAGATGGCTTGTCTCCTGAAGCAAGCTCCTCTTCCTAGATATCTCATTGGCCGCGGCCGTAAAGCTCTCGACAGTTCGTCGATATTCGAACGGAAGCCCTTCATACTCCTGTTTGCACAACCGTTCGATTAACTCCAATTTTTCATTCGTCACTTTATTTCTCACCAGTAGCTGCCACTAACGGCGAAGTTACGCGGGCGTCTCTTCATTAGTTCAACACGTTATTTCTATTCGATAGAAAACGATTTCAGGCATTTGAACCATATCGGTCTCAGGGTCCATTTCGAACGAAAGGAACCGCAGGGTGTTTCTCGCGCACCGACGGCCGGGAGCTTCCACCGGCACAATCGCGCCATCGACTCCGATGATTGCCTGTGCGGTCGAACGTCACACTCATTCTTTTAACCTCTCTATCAGAACAACATTGCTCGCGGACAACGTGACCTGCTATTGCAAACTAGCGTTTTCGCTCTCAAGTTCACGGATCCGACCGACGGACGCCTCGGATCGAATTCAGATGATAGCGTCTGCGACCTTCTAACGAGCCGCCTAGTATTCCGCTTGTTGCCGCGCACCATCATGGCACGGATGCGCGCAACAAAAGCGTCAACTCACATGATTCGATAAAGCCAATCGCACCTCGGGCAATGCGTCGATTCGCGTTTGAACAAGCCACGCCTCGAGTGTACCGTCGGCGGTCACCTCTGGCAGCAGTGCACTCGCGAGTTGCACGCATTCGGCTCGTACGAGAGAGATGGAGATTGCTCGTGTGCTCGCAGGGTCTACTTCCTTATAATTCGTTTGCGTAAGAAGGTCTGACAAAGAATTCAAGAGTCGTTCCGCGTACGCAACGTTTAGCTTTCCCTTTTGCATCAGGATTCGCGCGCAAGACAGCAGCGCATTAAGGCCATGCTCGGGTGCAACCTCAATTGCCGACACTAGTCTGTTGTACACCTGATCCGGAACAGCCAAACCTGCGCGCTCTTCATTCCCCGCCCAATGCAATAAGGCCGAGGTTGAGCTCTGAACACCTTTGTGATTGGGTGCGATAAATCCCTTCATGATGAGCCTCGGCAGCTTCTCCGCAAGAGTTGCGACGCTTCCAAAGAAACCGCACAGCCCTGCAAGGCCTCCCCAGCCATTGTTGCACTCTACCGCTTTCAACAACGCGCGCCCTCGCTCAACCGTCCTCTCGCTTTCCGCCATCGAAGGAACAATAAGGTCCGAAATGATCGCCCCGGCTCGTTCCCAAATCCACTCCGGGAGATGTGAGTCGAACATTCTCGGGTTATTTGGTTTCACCTCGACGGTTGGCGCCAACGCCAAGAACGCGTCGAACATGCGCGAAGCCTGCTGTTGGGTGGGTTTCAAACCAACCTGTGCAGCATGTTGAAGAGCCATGACGAAGGCCTGCGTTTCCTCCATCTCTCTCGAGCCTCGCGAGTCCGGGATGTGCAATGTTTCCGCAATCGGCGCGTCGAAGAGTATCCGACAAACTCTTGCACGCACGTCGATATCTTGCGGTGCAGGAAGCAATGCGATTGTGCTATACAGCAGATTTGCATCAGACGGCAGAGAGTCACTACCGTCATCGACACCTGACCACAATGCGTTCGCAAACCCCGCTTGCTCATCCGCGTCCAACGCACCACGTTGAACCAGAAACGCGAGGCGCATAATTGCCTCTCGGCGA
Proteins encoded in this window:
- a CDS encoding DUF6602 domain-containing protein — encoded protein: MLQETSHLHPDNGGKENELLWVEFFRKIIPNEFAIVHGGRIIGPDGEPWPQLDILILRPGAEKRLDAHGYYPSSTVLAAFECKLSLKAAHIKEAAENAALIKRMTGDFSYSTIDDAIGTDFPYYGLIGTGLARGLSWDLNELKSKVLDVCALYHPKLALDFIFINDFSCLNVSFQVDQFEEDFLDCGVRSGNFYDPKIDAINIPIIGLSLFLTRLISKVKPEYVYLAEQYEFYERCVVTMFRRAFEICRSEEGIRLV
- a CDS encoding DUF4238 domain-containing protein; the protein is MQQIKRHHFVPKAYLNAFCDPSGRLLVYRKDAPWNPLRQTPDATQFRRYYYSQPTPDGSRDNNTLEALFSTVESEWPTTVEKLKRRENANDRLNNIFEFMALQRARVPAARDLAEATLAQALKDTMKVMLANGDLPPPPPSLDDVQTQIQVSIDPHKSIQAMVDLIQGMGPLYRMLGISAVHNNTGRPFLTSDNPVIWFDPSLPFNLQRPYTIDRERGPVCLFFPISPKLALVGSTEYKDTFALHGLKHSDVPNEDWVDLMNAQVCRFAYEAVIATSRGQEETISEFAHISPVHEAMPLRVGKGILTIHRQVFGPRTDKPKWRDKE